The Algoriphagus sp. TR-M9 genome has a window encoding:
- a CDS encoding aldose 1-epimerase family protein, with protein sequence MNLSDPSNWKHKLSNFRQLGGIETSILDNGAGRGTRIAWINTGAGLRYKVVLDRGMDILDAFHNEHSLSWISNAGHIASQPFSNQGIDWLRTFGGGLLTTCGISSMGPPNEDETGSRGLHGNYSNTPAELLSIKQPDIYSGDLSFEIVGVIRETTTFGPSLELKRTISGTIGSAEINIKDEVVNRGNSPAPHMVLYHINCGWPLINQDTRIVWRGEVQKRDSDHLLSDFNKEHNFTKCSAPLDEHAAFGEDVAFIDPGTDENDQVTCGFMNDGLELGLSISFSKKQLPWLINWQHWGKNEYVTALEPATNPPIGQAAARKDGTLIMLKPGESTTYEIKLEVLKGAKVKEFKI encoded by the coding sequence ATGAACCTATCCGATCCATCCAATTGGAAACATAAATTATCCAATTTCCGCCAACTCGGGGGAATAGAAACTTCCATCCTTGACAACGGCGCAGGTCGTGGCACTCGCATCGCTTGGATTAACACCGGAGCGGGTCTTCGATATAAAGTTGTATTAGACAGAGGGATGGATATTCTGGATGCATTTCACAATGAGCATAGTTTGTCCTGGATAAGCAACGCTGGGCATATTGCCTCCCAACCTTTTTCCAACCAAGGAATAGATTGGTTGCGCACCTTCGGTGGAGGTCTTTTGACTACCTGTGGTATTTCTTCTATGGGGCCTCCCAATGAGGATGAAACTGGAAGTCGAGGTTTGCATGGGAATTACAGCAATACTCCTGCAGAATTGCTTTCCATCAAACAACCTGATATTTATTCCGGAGATCTGAGTTTTGAAATCGTGGGTGTCATTCGTGAGACGACGACTTTCGGACCAAGTTTGGAGCTAAAGAGAACTATTTCTGGCACCATCGGATCTGCTGAAATCAACATCAAAGACGAGGTTGTCAATCGCGGAAATTCCCCTGCGCCTCATATGGTACTTTATCATATCAATTGCGGTTGGCCACTGATCAACCAGGACACCAGAATAGTGTGGCGAGGAGAAGTGCAAAAAAGAGATTCAGATCATTTGCTTTCTGACTTTAATAAGGAACACAACTTCACAAAATGTTCGGCTCCCCTTGATGAGCATGCAGCTTTCGGTGAGGATGTAGCTTTTATTGATCCAGGAACCGATGAAAATGACCAGGTCACTTGTGGTTTTATGAATGATGGGTTGGAGTTAGGGCTTAGTATTTCATTTTCCAAAAAGCAACTGCCCTGGCTGATCAACTGGCAGCATTGGGGGAAAAATGAATATGTGACCGCTCTTGAACCCGCTACTAATCCTCCAATCGGCCAAGCAGCTGCAAGGAAAGATGGTACTTTGATTATGCTGAAACCTGGAGAAAGTACGACCTATGAAATTAAGCTAGAAGTACTAAAAGGAGCTAAAGTGAAGGAATTTAAAATTTAA
- a CDS encoding pyridoxamine 5'-phosphate oxidase family protein, which produces MNSINENQEEHNREDLMGSEAVEKIRGLIDKSGSCFFVTSTSLNNSHKSRPMSVQKTDDAGNIWFLSAKDSMKNMEIAADTDVTLYFQGSSYSDFLELNGHAVISDDRAKIEELWDPTVKAWFTEGKDDPRISVIQFIPDSGYYWDNKHGNAVAGIKVLISAISGKTMDDSIEGTLKV; this is translated from the coding sequence ATGAACTCAATTAACGAAAACCAAGAAGAACACAATCGCGAAGATCTGATGGGGTCAGAAGCTGTGGAGAAAATCAGGGGACTGATCGATAAATCCGGTTCTTGTTTCTTTGTGACTTCTACCAGCCTAAATAACTCCCATAAATCCAGGCCTATGTCTGTTCAGAAAACAGATGATGCCGGAAATATTTGGTTTCTGAGTGCCAAGGACAGCATGAAAAACATGGAGATCGCTGCTGATACGGATGTTACCCTCTATTTTCAAGGCTCATCTTACTCCGACTTTTTGGAGCTTAATGGACATGCGGTGATCAGCGATGACCGAGCCAAAATCGAAGAACTTTGGGACCCTACCGTCAAGGCTTGGTTTACTGAAGGAAAAGATGATCCTAGAATCTCGGTAATTCAATTTATTCCTGACAGTGGGTATTACTGGGACAATAAGCATGGAAATGCAGTGGCTGGGATCAAGGTATTGATCAGCGCTATTTCAGGAAAAACCATGGATGATTCCATTGAAGGAACTTTGAAAGTGTAG
- a CDS encoding proline iminopeptidase-family hydrolase, which produces MKILGFLIPLAAIFFFSCQPSNQTESAESTSTLDAIEEGVKMIPVKTPSGEFQVFTQRVGDNPSIKVLLLHGGPGMTHQQYANFKDYLPQEGIEFIWYDQLGSAHSDQPSDSTLWTIERFVSEVEQVRVALGLNKDNFYLYGQSWGGMLGIEYALAHQENLKGLIISNMMASLDDYEKYAKEVLGPQMPSEVFEELMEIEKNNDFENPRYMELLGEHHYPYHVLRKPADEWPAEINKMMGEVNPEVYVYMQGYSEFGITPGASLAGWDRKSDLQKITVPTLVIAGTHDTMDPAHLEWMSEQLPNGQFLLCPNGSHLSQYDDPEHFFPGLISFLKEVDKK; this is translated from the coding sequence ATGAAAATCCTAGGGTTTCTAATTCCTTTGGCAGCAATTTTCTTTTTCTCCTGTCAACCATCTAATCAAACTGAATCAGCCGAATCAACATCAACGCTAGATGCAATTGAGGAAGGTGTCAAAATGATACCTGTCAAAACTCCGAGCGGAGAATTTCAGGTTTTTACACAGCGAGTAGGAGACAATCCTTCCATCAAAGTTTTGCTCCTACATGGCGGTCCAGGGATGACCCATCAGCAATATGCCAACTTCAAGGATTACCTTCCTCAGGAAGGAATTGAGTTTATCTGGTATGATCAGTTGGGATCAGCTCATTCGGATCAGCCTAGCGATTCTACGCTCTGGACGATTGAGCGTTTTGTCAGTGAGGTGGAGCAAGTGCGAGTTGCTCTGGGTCTGAATAAGGATAATTTTTACCTCTACGGACAGTCATGGGGAGGAATGCTAGGAATTGAATATGCGCTGGCTCATCAGGAAAATCTCAAAGGATTGATTATTTCCAATATGATGGCAAGCCTGGATGACTATGAAAAATACGCCAAGGAAGTGCTAGGTCCGCAAATGCCAAGCGAGGTTTTTGAGGAATTGATGGAAATCGAGAAGAATAATGACTTCGAAAATCCACGGTACATGGAATTGCTTGGTGAGCATCATTATCCCTATCATGTACTCAGGAAGCCTGCTGATGAATGGCCAGCTGAAATAAACAAAATGATGGGAGAAGTGAATCCAGAGGTTTATGTTTATATGCAGGGCTATAGTGAATTCGGGATCACCCCAGGTGCCTCACTTGCAGGTTGGGATAGAAAGTCGGATTTACAAAAAATCACGGTTCCCACTTTAGTCATTGCGGGCACACATGATACCATGGATCCTGCACATTTGGAGTGGATGTCCGAGCAGTTACCAAATGGTCAATTTTTACTTTGTCCCAATGGGAGTCACCTCAGCCAATACGATGACCCTGAGCATTTCTTTCCTGGTTTGATTTCTTTTTTGAAGGAAGTGGATAAAAAGTAG
- a CDS encoding 3-keto-disaccharide hydrolase: protein MRKLLKSKLFKIEVLGIAAMLMVGLVNSQQRADGSLPELEPFQGNQAGFKAIFDGKTLNGWEGDPVYWSVKDGAITGEITPETLLKANTFLIWQGGQPGDFELKAEFKISESGNSGINYRSELVEDVPHALKGYQADIDGKNNYTGQNYEERKRATLAYRGQETKITPQPDGVGVREFVERNAWKGLNVEKEIGDRAELGALIKPGAWNSIHIVAKGNVLKHYVNGQLMSEVHDEDPKNRMDAGYLGVQVHVGPPMKVQYKNVMLKQ, encoded by the coding sequence ATGAGAAAGCTATTGAAATCTAAACTGTTCAAAATAGAAGTGTTGGGTATAGCTGCTATGCTGATGGTTGGCTTAGTCAATAGTCAGCAGCGAGCAGATGGTTCTTTGCCTGAATTAGAACCTTTCCAGGGAAATCAAGCTGGTTTTAAAGCTATTTTTGATGGGAAAACCTTAAATGGCTGGGAAGGAGATCCTGTCTATTGGTCTGTGAAAGACGGAGCAATCACAGGTGAAATCACACCTGAGACCTTGCTGAAAGCCAATACTTTCCTGATTTGGCAAGGGGGACAGCCAGGGGACTTTGAGCTGAAAGCTGAGTTTAAGATCTCAGAAAGTGGAAACTCAGGGATTAATTATCGAAGTGAACTGGTAGAGGACGTACCACATGCACTTAAAGGCTACCAAGCTGATATTGACGGGAAGAATAATTATACAGGACAAAACTACGAAGAGCGCAAGCGGGCTACCTTGGCCTATAGGGGTCAGGAAACCAAAATCACGCCTCAGCCAGATGGGGTGGGGGTACGAGAATTTGTTGAGCGAAATGCCTGGAAAGGTCTGAATGTAGAAAAGGAAATCGGTGACCGTGCTGAACTTGGTGCCCTGATCAAACCAGGAGCATGGAACAGTATCCATATCGTAGCCAAAGGGAATGTACTCAAGCATTATGTGAATGGACAACTGATGTCAGAAGTTCACGATGAAGATCCTAAAAACAGAATGGATGCAGGCTACCTGGGGGTGCAAGTACACGTAGGTCCTCCGATGAAAGTGCAGTATAAAAATGTGATGTTGAAGCAGTAG
- a CDS encoding c-type cytochrome translates to MRLIHSLRNLSLCLAALILTLACSTEEKSEYKRELTGNPKLDKLKLPDGFVAEHIYSPGEHEDGSWVAMTFDDKDRLITADQYGFLYRLEVPPVGSESLTPKVERLIIGDVAEPQVGMGYAQGLLYAFNSIYVMVNHHGNETFAESTGLYRIQDNDGDDQYESVTKIKGFTGQPGEHGPHSIKLSPDGQSLYIVAGNHTDVPEMDAYRLPKVWDEDNLFPEIKDPRGHANSRMAPGGWVAKIDPEGTEWELISAGYRNPFDIAFNEVGDLFTYDSDMEWDFGMPWYRPTRICHVTSGSEYGWRTGNHKWSPNYPDNLPAILNIGQGSPTNVMFGTGANFPEKYRKSLYAFDWSFGIIYSMTLTPNGATYDAKAEEFISGSPLPLTDGVIGPDGAMYFMTGGRRLESDVYRVYYEGEVDLSDKNALQLADLPAEAKLRRDLEALHTEDAPAEGLDLAWENLSHTDHFVQYAARIAVEHQPIDSWQSKALTEADPVKKTQAMIALARHAGNGQGSAMLQALMEIDYSGLDETGKQNLLRAFELIIARQGEPSGALKNDLVAYLDENYPANNNNLDRALAVLLVHLEAPNAVEKTLALLKSSKDDPNYQKTFSASSDLIMRNPQYGLDIANMLANVPPAQQTYLATVLGGAESGWTPEMHEEYFTWIQNAFKYKGGRSYVGFIDRARKMALEHVAESDFEKYNELSGAAMLTGNGNDLVNTDVQPEGPGRRWTMEEAEPLMTDLSGRDLAKGKAMFAAVQCQSCHTIQGEGGIIGPDLTQLGTRFSPKDILEATINPSDVISEQYVASVIELKDGSSVMGRIIDEDENSYSVSQNPFSPDVLRKVDKDNVVLVKDSKVSVMMPGLINRLNEEELKDLMAYLVSGGNPNHEVYQTTNQAEE, encoded by the coding sequence ATGCGCCTAATACATTCATTACGTAACTTATCCCTCTGCTTGGCAGCGCTGATCCTGACTTTGGCCTGCTCCACAGAGGAGAAAAGTGAATACAAAAGAGAGTTAACCGGAAACCCCAAGCTGGATAAACTCAAATTACCAGATGGCTTTGTGGCCGAGCACATTTACAGCCCGGGAGAACATGAGGATGGTTCCTGGGTAGCCATGACCTTTGACGATAAGGATAGGCTGATCACCGCAGATCAGTATGGATTTTTATACAGACTGGAAGTACCTCCTGTAGGTTCTGAGTCCCTGACCCCCAAAGTGGAGCGATTGATTATTGGGGATGTGGCCGAACCTCAGGTAGGCATGGGGTATGCGCAGGGGCTGCTGTATGCATTCAACAGTATCTATGTCATGGTGAATCACCATGGCAATGAGACTTTCGCTGAAAGCACCGGCCTCTACAGAATTCAAGACAATGATGGAGATGACCAATATGAGTCAGTCACTAAAATTAAGGGTTTTACAGGTCAGCCTGGCGAGCACGGGCCGCATAGCATCAAGCTCTCTCCTGATGGACAGTCACTCTACATCGTAGCTGGAAATCATACCGATGTGCCGGAAATGGATGCTTACAGACTTCCCAAAGTTTGGGATGAAGACAATCTTTTCCCGGAAATCAAAGATCCTAGAGGTCATGCCAATAGCAGAATGGCGCCAGGAGGATGGGTAGCTAAAATAGACCCTGAAGGCACAGAATGGGAACTGATCTCGGCTGGCTATAGAAATCCTTTTGATATTGCCTTCAATGAAGTTGGTGATTTGTTTACCTACGATTCTGATATGGAGTGGGACTTTGGAATGCCTTGGTACCGTCCAACTAGAATCTGTCATGTGACTTCGGGTAGTGAATATGGCTGGAGAACAGGAAACCATAAATGGTCACCTAACTACCCCGATAACCTTCCTGCTATTTTGAATATCGGGCAGGGCTCTCCTACTAATGTCATGTTTGGGACCGGGGCTAACTTCCCCGAGAAATACAGGAAATCCCTGTATGCTTTTGACTGGAGCTTCGGGATCATCTATTCCATGACTTTGACCCCAAATGGAGCTACTTATGATGCTAAAGCGGAAGAGTTTATTTCCGGCTCACCGCTACCCTTGACGGATGGAGTGATAGGCCCAGATGGAGCCATGTATTTCATGACTGGCGGTAGAAGGTTGGAATCTGATGTTTACCGTGTCTATTATGAGGGAGAAGTGGACCTTTCGGATAAGAACGCGCTTCAGCTCGCTGATTTGCCAGCCGAAGCCAAACTTAGAAGAGACCTGGAGGCTTTACATACTGAGGATGCACCAGCTGAAGGACTTGATCTAGCTTGGGAAAACCTAAGTCATACCGATCACTTTGTTCAGTATGCAGCTAGGATTGCTGTAGAGCATCAGCCCATTGATTCTTGGCAATCCAAAGCTTTGACGGAAGCAGATCCTGTAAAGAAGACTCAGGCTATGATAGCACTGGCAAGACATGCAGGAAATGGGCAGGGATCGGCTATGCTTCAGGCTTTAATGGAAATAGATTACAGTGGATTGGATGAGACCGGGAAGCAAAACCTTTTACGGGCATTTGAATTAATCATTGCCAGACAAGGCGAACCAAGTGGTGCACTTAAGAATGATCTGGTAGCCTATTTGGATGAAAACTATCCGGCAAACAACAATAACCTAGATCGTGCATTGGCAGTATTGCTTGTGCATCTGGAGGCTCCGAATGCCGTTGAGAAAACTTTGGCTTTGCTGAAATCTTCCAAAGATGATCCAAACTACCAAAAAACCTTCTCTGCTTCTTCTGATTTGATCATGAGAAATCCGCAGTACGGCTTGGACATTGCCAATATGCTGGCCAATGTGCCACCTGCTCAGCAAACCTATCTGGCTACAGTGCTAGGTGGAGCAGAATCCGGGTGGACACCTGAAATGCATGAGGAATACTTCACCTGGATTCAAAATGCATTCAAATACAAAGGCGGTCGGAGCTATGTAGGCTTTATCGATAGAGCCAGAAAAATGGCACTTGAGCATGTTGCAGAAAGCGATTTTGAAAAATACAACGAACTCTCTGGAGCGGCCATGTTGACTGGAAATGGAAATGACCTGGTAAATACAGATGTGCAGCCAGAAGGTCCTGGGCGAAGGTGGACAATGGAAGAGGCAGAACCTCTAATGACAGATTTAAGCGGAAGGGACTTGGCTAAAGGCAAAGCGATGTTTGCCGCAGTTCAATGCCAGTCTTGTCACACTATCCAAGGTGAAGGAGGAATAATCGGGCCCGACCTCACTCAGCTAGGTACTAGATTTTCTCCAAAGGATATCCTGGAGGCCACTATCAATCCTAGTGATGTGATCTCTGAGCAGTATGTGGCTAGTGTGATTGAACTGAAGGATGGAAGCTCCGTGATGGGAAGAATCATAGATGAGGATGAGAATAGCTATTCGGTATCCCAAAATCCATTCTCTCCGGATGTGCTTCGCAAAGTAGATAAGGACAATGTAGTACTGGTGAAAGATTCCAAGGTATCCGTAATGATGCCTGGACTGATCAACAGACTCAATGAGGAGGAATTGAAAGACCTGATGGCCTATCTGGTGTCTGGTGGAAACCCGAACCATGAGGTGTATCAAACTACAAACCAAGCAGAGGAATGA
- a CDS encoding Gfo/Idh/MocA family protein: MSNKKQIRIGLIGTGLMGRIHTNGYKRLSDFFPEYEYVPVLQACCSRRKEKAQAFADQWGYKSVETDWRELLKRDDIDAVDICTPNDTHAEIAIAAAEAGKMILCEKPLARTVEEAKGMVEAVEKAGVKNTVWYNYRRVPAVTLAKKIVASGKLGKIFHYRANFLQDWTISPDLPQGGDALWRLDADAAGSGVTGDLLAHCVDTAMWINGGIKDVSAMTETFIKERVHQGTGEKKEVTIDDACVFHCHFDNGSLGLFEATRYARGHKALYTFEINGEHASIRWDLHDLTRLEYFDHDDEGEVRGWRSIHVTDGDHPYMDRWWIPGTSIGYEHSFIHQVADFFHSLETGEACHPTFRDAFETQKVCEAVLDSAKSRAWKDTGVDWIEKV, from the coding sequence ATGAGTAATAAAAAGCAAATAAGAATAGGTCTCATCGGTACCGGACTGATGGGCCGAATCCATACTAACGGTTATAAAAGACTGTCAGACTTTTTTCCAGAATACGAATACGTTCCAGTGCTTCAAGCTTGCTGCTCCAGGCGAAAGGAAAAAGCGCAGGCTTTTGCGGATCAATGGGGGTACAAATCTGTCGAAACTGACTGGAGAGAGCTCCTGAAGCGGGATGATATCGATGCAGTAGATATCTGTACGCCAAATGATACGCATGCGGAAATTGCAATCGCAGCCGCTGAAGCCGGAAAAATGATTCTCTGCGAAAAGCCATTGGCAAGAACGGTGGAAGAAGCCAAAGGAATGGTGGAAGCGGTAGAAAAGGCAGGAGTAAAAAATACGGTTTGGTACAATTACCGTAGGGTGCCTGCGGTGACTTTGGCCAAGAAAATCGTAGCCTCAGGTAAGCTGGGTAAGATTTTCCATTACCGCGCTAATTTCCTTCAGGACTGGACGATCAGCCCTGATTTGCCTCAGGGAGGAGATGCCCTTTGGAGATTGGATGCTGATGCTGCGGGATCTGGGGTGACTGGTGATTTGCTGGCGCACTGTGTAGATACGGCCATGTGGATCAACGGTGGCATCAAGGATGTCTCTGCCATGACGGAGACTTTCATCAAAGAGCGGGTGCATCAGGGCACAGGTGAAAAGAAGGAAGTGACTATAGATGATGCCTGTGTGTTCCATTGCCATTTTGATAACGGTTCTCTGGGCTTATTCGAGGCGACTCGCTATGCCAGAGGACACAAGGCACTTTATACATTTGAGATCAATGGTGAGCATGCCTCCATCCGTTGGGATCTGCATGATTTGACCAGGCTGGAATATTTTGACCATGATGATGAAGGTGAGGTGCGTGGCTGGAGATCTATCCATGTGACAGATGGAGACCATCCTTATATGGACCGCTGGTGGATTCCCGGGACTTCCATTGGTTACGAACATTCATTCATACACCAAGTGGCAGATTTCTTCCATAGCTTAGAAACCGGAGAAGCTTGTCATCCAACCTTCCGCGATGCATTTGAGACGCAGAAAGTTTGTGAAGCAGTTCTGGATTCTGCCAAGTCCAGAGCCTGGAAGGATACGGGAGTGGATTGGATAGAGAAAGTCTGA
- a CDS encoding sugar phosphate isomerase/epimerase family protein produces the protein MSQNNFPKLHNATWPGIVGKGADSEPVIPFDSLLAMTAAAEVDGVKFDGVDLGLLEPHFKLDDPDETKILAEKLQKHNLVAGSLVAPIWAGSAMGTADQRKTFVEMVRKACEFGKELRNHGVRPYGVIRIDSAAGVEDWAKDPKGNTKIIAETFREACDVAAGYGEKLATEGEICWGAMHSWKYMVELLEMVDKPNIGFQADMSHTFLYTMGYNAPEHRILAPDADLKDREAVKAALKTVTDALRPWTIDFHVAQNDGSVFGSGSHDKTGRHCQATDPNGVLDIAHDAGYWLRDENGELTKAFQHICWDGCMFPNSVMNDQQTWNDILAALVKVRNAHGWMG, from the coding sequence ATGAGTCAAAATAATTTCCCAAAACTACATAATGCTACCTGGCCGGGGATCGTCGGGAAAGGGGCAGATTCTGAACCTGTAATTCCATTTGATTCCCTGCTGGCAATGACCGCAGCGGCGGAAGTTGATGGGGTGAAATTTGATGGAGTAGATCTAGGCTTGCTGGAGCCGCATTTCAAACTAGATGATCCAGACGAAACGAAAATACTAGCAGAGAAACTTCAAAAACATAACCTGGTAGCCGGTTCCTTAGTAGCGCCGATATGGGCGGGATCTGCGATGGGAACAGCCGATCAGCGCAAGACTTTTGTTGAAATGGTGCGCAAAGCCTGTGAATTTGGTAAAGAGCTTAGAAACCATGGCGTACGCCCTTACGGTGTGATCAGGATAGATTCGGCAGCTGGAGTAGAAGACTGGGCAAAAGACCCAAAAGGAAACACCAAAATCATTGCAGAAACTTTTCGTGAGGCATGTGATGTGGCGGCAGGGTATGGAGAAAAGTTAGCAACAGAAGGAGAGATTTGCTGGGGAGCGATGCACAGCTGGAAATACATGGTGGAGCTTCTGGAAATGGTGGATAAGCCAAATATTGGTTTCCAGGCGGACATGTCTCATACCTTCCTGTACACCATGGGATACAATGCACCGGAGCATAGAATTCTGGCGCCAGATGCAGACCTAAAAGACAGAGAAGCCGTGAAAGCAGCCTTGAAAACAGTGACCGATGCACTTCGACCATGGACGATTGACTTTCACGTCGCACAAAATGATGGTTCGGTTTTCGGTTCAGGATCTCACGATAAGACCGGAAGACACTGCCAGGCTACTGATCCAAATGGCGTGTTGGATATCGCACATGATGCCGGATACTGGCTGCGCGATGAGAATGGTGAGTTGACCAAAGCTTTCCAGCACATTTGCTGGGATGGATGCATGTTCCCAAATTCAGTCATGAATGACCAGCAAACCTGGAATGACATTCTTGCAGCGCTGGTGAAGGTGAGGAATGCACATGGATGGATGGGATGA
- a CDS encoding cupin domain-containing protein: protein MSLAKKALEQGEGILRLTPTWVPRSFCVPGRRIKLHPDDYYSLGGNRGGIDERWFSSTTPAENGPLTSKNEGLSHVAFESGGKTELFLLKDAIDELGGEIIGGRLWDKYKSWPMYSKFFDNMGPLPHHIHPSDEFGKLTGQNGKPEAYYFPPQVNNHGGDFPYTFFGIAPGTSKETILECLKNFNKGDNKITNYSQAFKLQPGTGWNVPPGMLHAPGSLCTYEPQKASDIFAMYQSLVNEAIIPDELLWNATPKDRWGDYDLLVEMIDWELNVNPNIMDNHYMEPIPVENRTEMNAKGYDDKWICYRSHDYSAKELTIFPGQTVTITDAAAYGMIMMQGYGKMNDWDIETPALIRFGQLTHDEYFVSEKAAQAGVKITNHSKTDPIVMLKHFGPDNPDLEVKE from the coding sequence ATGAGTTTAGCCAAAAAAGCCCTGGAACAGGGAGAAGGAATTTTAAGATTAACCCCGACTTGGGTGCCTCGCTCATTCTGTGTGCCGGGACGAAGAATCAAATTGCATCCAGACGATTACTATAGTTTAGGCGGTAATCGAGGTGGAATCGACGAGCGCTGGTTTTCTTCCACCACTCCTGCGGAGAACGGCCCGCTGACCAGTAAGAATGAAGGTCTAAGCCATGTCGCTTTTGAAAGTGGCGGCAAGACCGAGTTGTTCCTTTTGAAGGATGCAATTGATGAATTGGGAGGAGAGATCATCGGTGGCCGACTTTGGGACAAATACAAGTCCTGGCCTATGTATTCCAAGTTTTTTGATAACATGGGACCCTTGCCGCATCACATCCACCCTAGTGATGAATTTGGTAAATTGACAGGTCAAAACGGAAAGCCTGAGGCCTATTATTTTCCTCCTCAAGTCAATAATCATGGAGGTGATTTTCCATACACTTTCTTTGGAATCGCACCAGGAACATCCAAAGAAACTATTTTGGAATGTCTGAAGAATTTCAATAAAGGGGACAATAAAATCACCAATTATTCTCAGGCATTTAAGCTTCAGCCCGGTACGGGTTGGAATGTGCCTCCGGGTATGCTTCATGCTCCGGGCAGTTTGTGTACCTATGAGCCACAAAAGGCTTCGGATATTTTTGCCATGTACCAGTCACTGGTGAACGAGGCGATTATTCCGGATGAGCTGCTTTGGAATGCTACGCCAAAAGACCGCTGGGGCGACTATGACTTGCTGGTAGAAATGATTGATTGGGAGCTGAACGTAAATCCAAACATTATGGACAACCATTACATGGAGCCAATTCCAGTAGAAAATAGAACAGAAATGAATGCCAAAGGTTATGACGACAAATGGATTTGCTATCGTTCCCATGACTACAGTGCCAAAGAGTTGACAATTTTCCCTGGTCAAACGGTAACTATCACTGATGCTGCGGCATACGGCATGATCATGATGCAGGGCTATGGCAAAATGAATGATTGGGACATAGAAACACCTGCTTTGATCCGTTTTGGACAGCTGACACATGATGAGTATTTTGTCTCTGAGAAAGCTGCGCAAGCAGGTGTGAAAATCACCAATCACTCCAAAACTGATCCTATCGTAATGCTGAAACACTTTGGACCGGATAATCCGGATTTGGAAGTGAAGGAATGA